The Anabas testudineus chromosome 14, fAnaTes1.2, whole genome shotgun sequence genome includes a region encoding these proteins:
- the exosc8 gene encoding exosome complex component RRP43 — protein sequence MAAGFKTAEPLEYHRSFLKENCRSDGRELSEFRATTLNIGSISTADGSALVKVGNTTVICGIKAELTNTTVETPGKGYIVPNVDLPPLCSSRFRPGPPGEQAQAASQFIADVIESSEVIQTEDLCIERGKLCWVLYCDIMCLDYDGNVLDACIIALLAALKNTKLPEVIINTETSTPEVNLEKKQSLHIHKHPVGASFCVFDDSILIVDPTSEEESLSTAQLTVVTDEEGQLCSLHKPGGTSLPGEKLQECISRATTRQREIQKLVDKVINSVKTAQ from the exons ATGGCGGCTGGTTTCAA GACTGCTGAGCCTCTGGAGTATCACAGGAGCTTTCTG aaagaaaattGTCGATCTGATGGACGGGAGCTGTCAGAATTCAGAGCCACAACACTAAACATAG GCTCCATTTCCACAGCAGATGGCTCAGCTCTGGTGAAGGTTGGGAACACCACAGTCATCTGTGGGATCAAAGCG GAGTTGACAAACACCACAGTGGAGACACCTGGTAAAGGTTACATTG TGCCTAACGTGGACTTACCGCCCCTGTGCTCATCTCGATTTCGGCCGGGCCCACCAGGAGAACAGGCGCAGGCAGCCAGTCAGTTCATTGCTGATGTAATCGAGAG CTCTGAAGTGATACAAACGGAGGATTTGTGCATTGAAAGAGGAAAG CTCTGCTGGGTGCTCTACTGTGATATAATGTGTCTTGACTACGATGGAAATGTGTTGGATGCTTGTATCATTGCCCTGCTGGCTGCCCTGAAAAACA CAAAACTCCCAGAAGTCATTATCAACACAGAGACTTCAACACCTGAGGTGAATTTAGAGAAGAAACAGTCGCTGCATATTCACAAGCATCCAGTTGGTgcctctttttgtgtctttgatgA CTCCATACTGATCGTAGACCCCACATCTGAGGAGGAGAGTCTATCGACTGCTCAGCTCACCGTGGTGACAGATGAGGAAGGTCAACTCTGCTCTTTACACAAACCAG GTGGGACATCACTCCCGGGTGAGAAGCTGCAGGAGTGCATCAGCCGAGCAACAACGCGACAGAGAGAGATCCAGAAACTCGTTGACAAAGTCATAAATAGTGTGAAGACAGCCCAATAA
- the alg5 gene encoding dolichyl-phosphate beta-glucosyltransferase, with protein sequence MDFLCEIIQALVALAALAFIVVLIAAHITAGMVNLTRHDKEKYFLTSTGEKELFPSLHDPHSRELSVVIPAYNEELRMPVMMDETMEYLENRQKQNPSFTYEVIVVDDGSKDKTTEVALNYTRKHGADKVRVLTLVKNRGKGGAVRMGTLSSRGKVILMADADGATKFSDIEKVEAGLNDLEHKPGNMAISCGSRAHLEKVSVAQRSVFRTFLMYGFHFLVWFFCVRGIKDTQCGFKLFTREAALKTFSSLHVERWAFDVELLYIAQCFKIPIAEVAVNWTEIEGSKLVPFWSWLQMGRDLIFIRLRYITGAWKLQSPNKTD encoded by the exons ATGGATTTCCTCTGTGAAATTATTCAAGCCTTAGTCGCATTGGCAGCTTTAGCTTTTATTGTG GTGCTCATAGCAGCGCACATCACTGCAGGGATGGTGAACCTGACACGACACGACAAGGAGAAATATTTCCTCACTTCAACAGGAGAGAAGGAGCTCTTTCCCAGTCTGCACGATCCTCATTCCAGGGAGCTCTCTGTGGTCATACCAGCCTACAATGAGGAGCTTCGAA TGCCGGTGATGATGGATGAGACTATGGAGTACTTGGAAAACCGACAG aaacaaaacccATCTTTTACCTATGAGGTCATTGTAGTTGATGATGGCAGCAAAGACAAAACCACAGAG GTTGCCTTGAACTACACAAGGAAGCACGGTGCAGATAAAGTCCGGGTTCTGACGCTGGTCAAGAACAGGGGTAAAGGAGGAGCTGTGCGGATG GGAACTCTGAGCTCCAGAGGAAAAGTCATTCTGATGGCAGATGCCGATGGTGCCACAAAGTTTTCTGATATTGAGAAAGTGGAAGCTGGACTTAATGACCTCGAACATAAACCG GGTAACATGGCAATTTCCTGTGGGTCCAGAGCTCATCTGGAGAAAGTGTCTGTAGCTCAG CGATCTGTCTTTCGTACATTTCTCATGTATGGCTTTCACTTCCTGGTGTGGTTCTTTTGTGTGAGAGGGATCAAGGACACACAGTGTGGCTTCAAGCTTTTCACACGTGAAGCTGCACTTAagactttctcttctctccatgTCGAGCGTTG GGCTTTTGATGTGGAGCTCTTGTACATTGCCCAGTGTTTTAAAATCCCCATAGCAGAGGTGGCAGTCAACTGGACTGAAATAGAAG GATCCAAGCTCGTCCCGTTTTGGAGCTGGCTGCAGATGGGACGAGACCTGATTTTCATTCGCCTGCGCTACATCACTGGAGCCTGGAAACTGCAGTCACCAAATAAGACTGACTAG